In Prosthecochloris sp. GSB1, the following proteins share a genomic window:
- a CDS encoding ATP-binding response regulator yields the protein MGAGYVFSYSNRKGMMAQEKNHALQALAGSIAHEMRNPLGQVKYSFESILQDLPIYHPGAPAECISSQNLDRVYLRVAQGQMAVNRGVQVIEMILDEVKNKPIDTQGFTLLSAASVTRKALDEYGYESDAERKKISFDSREDFLINADETMYVFVLFNLIMNAFYFIKPYPEGRIVIRQEKGRLQNRIYVRDTGPGIPPENIDKLFNPFFTSGKKGGTGLGLAYCKRVMRAFSGDIACSSVYGSYTEFMLSFPVVSDNDLAEFRRNIVDRYLELFRDKRILLVDDEVQDREPVRTYLEPFEVEIDEAGDGLEALEKAKGRRYDAVLMNLSMPKMNGYEATEAIRTGQAGAFSQKVPIIGHTAAPTYIARGKTEKIGMQGFISKPVSEPELIELLGKVFSGYLNGRDSDLSGLTVMLVDDSSFNRLALRGILEKCNIRVIEAVNGKAAIARVRDEHCNLILMDIQMPELNGVETTRVIRAKNFNGNRNIPIIGLSGESDEEFIEAALDAGMNDYLHKPVSSALLLSKIEEWIVV from the coding sequence ATGGGCGCAGGCTATGTTTTCAGCTACAGTAACCGGAAGGGCATGATGGCGCAGGAAAAAAACCATGCCCTGCAGGCTTTGGCGGGAAGCATAGCTCACGAAATGCGCAATCCTCTGGGGCAGGTGAAATACAGCTTCGAGAGCATTTTGCAGGATCTGCCGATCTACCATCCCGGAGCTCCCGCCGAATGCATTTCCTCGCAGAACCTCGACCGCGTCTACCTGAGGGTCGCCCAGGGACAGATGGCCGTTAACCGGGGGGTGCAGGTGATCGAAATGATCCTTGACGAGGTCAAGAACAAGCCCATCGACACGCAAGGCTTCACCCTGCTTTCCGCGGCAAGCGTGACACGCAAGGCGCTTGACGAGTATGGTTACGAATCCGACGCGGAGAGGAAAAAAATTTCCTTTGACAGCCGCGAGGATTTCCTGATCAATGCGGATGAAACCATGTACGTGTTCGTGCTTTTCAACCTGATCATGAACGCCTTTTACTTCATCAAGCCATATCCCGAAGGCCGTATCGTCATTCGTCAGGAGAAGGGCCGGCTGCAGAACAGGATCTATGTCCGGGACACCGGGCCGGGCATCCCTCCCGAAAATATCGACAAGCTGTTCAATCCTTTTTTCACCTCCGGCAAAAAAGGCGGCACGGGCCTGGGGCTCGCCTATTGCAAAAGGGTTATGAGGGCGTTCAGCGGCGACATCGCCTGCAGTTCCGTTTATGGCAGCTATACCGAGTTCATGCTTTCTTTTCCGGTCGTCAGCGATAACGACCTGGCCGAGTTCAGGAGGAACATCGTGGATCGCTACCTCGAACTTTTCCGCGACAAACGGATCCTCCTGGTCGATGACGAGGTTCAGGACCGGGAGCCGGTAAGGACCTATCTCGAACCGTTCGAGGTTGAAATCGATGAAGCGGGTGACGGTCTCGAAGCCTTGGAAAAGGCGAAAGGTCGCCGATACGATGCCGTGCTCATGAACCTCAGCATGCCGAAGATGAACGGTTACGAGGCGACCGAGGCTATCAGAACGGGTCAGGCCGGCGCGTTTTCGCAAAAGGTTCCCATCATAGGCCATACCGCGGCTCCTACCTACATCGCCAGGGGAAAGACGGAAAAAATCGGGATGCAGGGATTTATTTCGAAACCGGTTTCCGAACCCGAGCTGATCGAACTGCTCGGCAAGGTCTTCAGCGGGTATTTGAACGGTCGGGACAGCGATTTATCCGGGCTCACGGTGATGCTGGTCGACGATTCTTCTTTCAATCGTCTCGCTCTCAGGGGGATTCTCGAGAAATGCAACATAAGGGTTATCGAGGCAGTCAACGGAAAAGCTGCCATAGCCAGGGTCAGGGACGAGCACTGCAATCTGATATTGATGGATATCCAGATGCCGGAACTCAATGGTGTCGAAACCACAAGGGTTATCAGGGCTAAAAATTTCAACGGTAACCGGAATATTCCGATTATCGGCCTTAGCGGTGAGTCGGACGAAGAGTTTATTGAAGCGGCTCTGGACGCCGGCATGAACGATTATCTGCACAAGCCGGTCAGCAGCGCGTTGCTGCTTTCCAAAATCGAGGAATGGATCGTTGTATAG
- a CDS encoding Fur family transcriptional regulator: MMAREEQAAFLDDFISTCRNNGLKITPQRIAIYKSLLRAVNHPSADMVYRKIRKEYPTISFDTVNRTLLTFAEIGVIHTVESHSGVRRFDPDISPHHHMHCMQCGEIIDFCDRDLDAIAVPEAVSRQFTVLGKRVVISGLCDKCSRDQVSRESSA, translated from the coding sequence ATGATGGCACGGGAAGAACAGGCGGCGTTTCTCGATGATTTCATATCGACATGCAGAAACAACGGGCTGAAGATCACGCCGCAGAGGATAGCGATATACAAATCCCTGCTCAGAGCGGTGAATCATCCCTCGGCCGACATGGTGTACAGGAAAATACGGAAGGAGTATCCAACCATATCGTTTGATACGGTAAACCGTACGCTGCTTACGTTCGCCGAGATAGGTGTTATCCACACGGTGGAATCGCATTCGGGAGTCAGGAGGTTCGATCCTGATATCTCGCCTCATCACCACATGCACTGCATGCAGTGTGGAGAGATCATAGATTTCTGCGACAGGGACCTTGACGCCATTGCGGTTCCCGAAGCGGTCAGCCGACAGTTTACCGTTCTGGGGAAACGGGTCGTGATCAGCGGGCTGTGCGATAAGTGCTCACGGGATCAGGTTTCCAGGGAATCGTCTGCATGA
- a CDS encoding peroxiredoxin — protein sequence MTQQFDESMFYDEFSMPLLGDDFPKLEVQTTHGPMNIPADLKGSWFVLFSHPADYTPVCTTEFVAFQKKNDEFEKMGCKLIGMSVDQVFSHIKWAEWISENLKVEITFPIVAANDRIANRLGMLHPGKGSNTVRAVFVGDPEGKVRLVLYYPQEIGRNIDEIVRAVKALQTSDKNKVATPADWPNNGLINDRVIIPPATNVKDAAKRKEQYDCYDWWFCHKPLER from the coding sequence ATGACACAGCAATTCGACGAATCGATGTTTTACGATGAATTTTCGATGCCGCTTCTCGGCGACGATTTCCCCAAGCTCGAAGTTCAGACCACCCACGGCCCCATGAATATACCCGCGGACCTCAAGGGCTCATGGTTCGTTCTTTTCAGTCACCCTGCCGACTACACTCCGGTGTGCACCACGGAATTCGTCGCATTCCAGAAAAAGAACGATGAATTCGAAAAAATGGGCTGCAAACTGATCGGCATGTCGGTCGATCAGGTATTCTCACACATCAAATGGGCGGAATGGATCAGCGAAAACCTGAAGGTCGAGATCACCTTCCCGATCGTTGCGGCCAACGACAGGATCGCAAACCGCCTCGGCATGCTGCATCCCGGAAAAGGCAGCAACACGGTCAGGGCCGTTTTCGTCGGGGACCCGGAAGGCAAGGTGCGCCTGGTGCTGTATTACCCGCAGGAGATAGGGAGAAATATCGACGAGATCGTCCGTGCGGTGAAAGCCCTGCAAACATCCGACAAGAACAAGGTCGCGACTCCCGCTGACTGGCCGAACAACGGCCTCATCAACGACCGGGTTATCATTCCTCCCGCGACAAATGTCAAGGATGCGGCAAAACGCAAGGAACAGTACGACTGTTACGACTGGTGGTTCTGCCACAAACCTCTCGAAAGGTAA
- the hisN gene encoding histidinol-phosphatase — protein MTEDLQLAVDLARKAGELTLSFFRSKGLRVYAKRDDSPVTEADRKAEELIREGIEREFPDDGIFGEEFGDKVGTTGRRWILDPIDGTRPFIHGVPLYGVLIGLETDHELKLGVVNIPALGELYHAETGCGAFLNDEPVKVSEIVDHRNATVVFTEKEYLLDPPSGHPVDRLRDDAGLVRGWGDCYGHMLVASGRAEVAVDKIMSPWDCAAIIPIVSEAGGCCFDYNGQSTIYGQGLVSANRHLGRELLDHIA, from the coding sequence ATGACCGAAGACCTTCAACTGGCTGTCGACCTCGCCCGTAAGGCAGGTGAGCTTACCCTTTCTTTTTTTCGAAGCAAAGGCCTGCGGGTGTATGCCAAAAGGGACGATTCGCCGGTTACCGAAGCCGACAGAAAAGCCGAGGAACTCATTCGGGAAGGAATCGAGCGGGAATTTCCCGATGACGGTATTTTCGGGGAGGAATTCGGTGACAAGGTGGGGACGACCGGTCGCCGCTGGATTCTCGATCCGATCGACGGCACCCGCCCGTTTATCCACGGCGTGCCGCTCTACGGTGTCCTGATCGGGCTCGAGACAGATCACGAACTGAAGCTGGGGGTGGTCAATATTCCCGCTCTCGGAGAGCTCTACCATGCAGAGACCGGTTGTGGCGCCTTTCTCAACGACGAACCTGTCAAGGTTTCGGAGATAGTCGACCATCGCAACGCGACAGTCGTTTTTACTGAAAAGGAATACCTTCTTGATCCTCCTTCCGGGCATCCGGTTGACCGGCTGCGCGACGACGCGGGGCTTGTCAGGGGCTGGGGCGATTGCTACGGTCACATGCTTGTCGCCTCGGGCAGGGCCGAAGTGGCTGTCGATAAAATCATGAGTCCGTGGGACTGCGCGGCGATCATTCCCATCGTTTCCGAAGCCGGAGGATGCTGTTTCGACTACAATGGACAGTCCACAATCTACGGGCAGGGTCTGGTGAGCGCGAATCGCCATCTTGGCCGTGAACTTCTCGATCATATCGCCTGA
- a CDS encoding DNA recombination protein RmuC — MTFYLLLAVIVLLVIVIVLLLSDRGGARRAALIGEKTLREDMERLVGEMKNEFSLNRAEQSRAFQDGRAEQSISLKSFEEASARHVLQQDELQRRNFSDLLARQDALREEISVRLEHIRDTVEERLELLRRQNEARLDEMRRTVDERLQSTLEKRLSESFNQVSDRLRQVHEGLGEMKTLASGVGDLKKVLSNVKVRGVLGEMQLHSLLSGLLSPDQYAENVVISSGSREQVEFAVKLPGRDDDGEAVYLPIDSKFPIESYYRLLEASEAGDPDGVRAATKQMETEIRRCAKDIRDKYLDPPRTTDFAILFLPVEGLFAEIVRNTALLETLQREYHIVVTGPTTLAALLNSLQTGFRTLAIQKRTSEVWRVLAQVKTEFDRFGEVLAKAQNRITQAGSELDKLVGVRTRAIRSRLRRIGDAAEEPPLAESTGKEERDE, encoded by the coding sequence ATGACATTCTATCTGCTGCTTGCCGTCATCGTTCTCCTTGTCATCGTTATCGTGCTGCTTCTTTCGGACAGGGGCGGAGCACGGCGCGCGGCTCTCATTGGCGAGAAAACCCTGAGGGAGGACATGGAGCGCCTGGTGGGGGAGATGAAGAACGAATTTTCCCTGAACCGGGCAGAACAGTCCCGTGCATTTCAGGACGGCAGGGCGGAACAGTCGATTTCGCTCAAATCGTTCGAGGAGGCTTCGGCGCGACATGTTCTGCAGCAGGATGAACTGCAGCGGAGGAATTTCAGCGACCTGTTGGCCAGGCAGGACGCTCTCAGAGAGGAGATATCCGTAAGGCTCGAGCATATCAGGGATACGGTCGAGGAACGGCTCGAGCTGTTGCGCAGGCAGAACGAGGCAAGGCTTGACGAGATGCGCAGAACGGTCGACGAGCGGCTGCAGTCAACACTTGAAAAAAGGTTGAGCGAGTCTTTCAATCAGGTGAGCGACCGCCTGCGGCAGGTGCACGAGGGACTGGGCGAAATGAAGACGCTGGCTTCCGGAGTGGGCGATCTCAAAAAAGTGCTCTCGAACGTCAAGGTGCGCGGTGTCCTTGGAGAGATGCAGTTGCACAGCCTGCTTTCAGGGCTGCTTTCGCCCGATCAGTATGCCGAAAACGTCGTTATTTCCAGCGGCAGCCGCGAGCAGGTAGAATTCGCCGTCAAGCTTCCCGGCCGGGACGACGATGGGGAGGCGGTGTATCTTCCCATCGACTCCAAATTTCCCATCGAGTCCTACTACCGTCTTCTCGAAGCTTCGGAAGCTGGAGATCCCGACGGGGTCAGGGCCGCTACGAAACAGATGGAGACCGAGATCCGGCGATGCGCGAAAGATATCCGCGACAAGTACCTCGATCCACCCCGAACGACCGATTTCGCCATTCTGTTTCTTCCCGTTGAAGGACTTTTCGCCGAAATCGTTCGCAACACGGCGCTGCTTGAAACGCTCCAGAGAGAGTATCACATCGTCGTTACCGGTCCCACGACACTCGCAGCGCTTCTGAACAGTCTTCAGACAGGATTCCGGACGTTGGCCATTCAGAAACGCACAAGCGAGGTCTGGCGGGTTCTGGCGCAGGTTAAGACTGAATTCGACCGTTTCGGCGAAGTGCTCGCCAAGGCGCAGAACAGGATTACGCAGGCCGGAAGTGAACTCGACAAGCTTGTCGGAGTGAGAACGAGGGCGATTCGCAGCCGCCTGCGGCGAATCGGGGATGCCGCAGAAGAACCGCCGCTTGCCGAAAGTACGGGGAAAGAAGAGCGTGACGAGTGA
- a CDS encoding uroporphyrinogen-III synthase: MKCVLVTRPKDQAGAFVEELKKNGLASFVFPTIEIRPSSGWAIPDVSSYYGAFFTSPNSVRYFLERLSQEAPAELEKLRGIKVFAVGRTTAADLEAYGIETEPLPKVADAVNLMQTIAPEEIDGKTFLFLRGSLSLGTIPKVIAERGGRCDAVTVYENHPPDLEATGEVRKMVREGSVACLSFTSPSTAENYFRAVGSTTVPEGVLVAAIGHTTSSALEKLGVKVDIVPEYYDGPHFAKAIADALAD; this comes from the coding sequence ATGAAGTGCGTCCTCGTTACCCGGCCAAAGGATCAGGCCGGAGCATTCGTTGAGGAACTGAAAAAAAACGGCCTGGCCTCCTTTGTCTTCCCCACAATCGAGATCAGGCCGTCTTCGGGGTGGGCCATTCCCGACGTTTCCTCCTATTACGGCGCTTTTTTTACCAGTCCGAACAGCGTCCGCTACTTTCTCGAAAGGCTTTCCCAGGAAGCTCCCGCTGAGCTCGAAAAGCTGCGCGGGATAAAAGTTTTCGCCGTCGGCAGGACAACCGCCGCCGACCTCGAAGCTTACGGAATCGAAACCGAACCGCTTCCCAAGGTGGCCGATGCAGTGAATCTCATGCAAACCATTGCGCCGGAAGAGATCGACGGCAAAACATTTCTCTTCCTCAGAGGAAGTCTCTCTCTCGGAACGATTCCGAAGGTTATCGCGGAGCGCGGAGGCCGTTGCGACGCCGTAACCGTTTACGAAAACCATCCTCCGGACCTTGAAGCGACCGGGGAAGTAAGAAAAATGGTCCGGGAGGGGAGCGTTGCCTGCCTGTCCTTCACCAGTCCGTCCACCGCCGAGAACTACTTCAGGGCTGTCGGTTCGACGACCGTGCCCGAAGGCGTCCTCGTCGCCGCTATCGGGCATACGACGTCCTCCGCACTCGAAAAACTCGGTGTGAAGGTTGACATCGTCCCTGAATATTACGACGGCCCCCACTTCGCCAAAGCCATCGCCGACGCCCTGGCCGATTGA
- the hemC gene encoding hydroxymethylbilane synthase: MKKKLIIGTRSSPLALWQAEFTKSELSKQFPELDIELKLVKTTGDVLLDSPLSKIGDMGLFTKDIEKHLIAKEIDLAVHSLKDVPTETPEGLILSAFTEREDTRDVIISKNGESLKELKPNAKVATSSLRRTSQLLSMRPDFQISDIRGNLNTRFKKFDETDFDAMMLAYAGVFRLNFGDRISEILPHDIMLPAVGQGALGIETRVDDEQTREIVKVMNNSNTEFCTKAERALLRHLQGGCQIPIGAYASLKNGTLHLLAYVGSVDGKRAIRNEITKENCTRPEQAEAAGIELAEELLKLGANEILSEIRKTC, from the coding sequence TTGAAAAAAAAGCTCATCATCGGCACCAGATCCAGCCCCCTCGCCCTGTGGCAGGCAGAATTCACAAAATCTGAACTCTCCAAGCAATTCCCGGAACTCGACATTGAGCTGAAGCTGGTTAAGACGACCGGTGATGTTCTGCTTGACTCCCCCCTTTCGAAGATCGGGGACATGGGACTGTTCACGAAAGACATTGAAAAACACCTGATCGCGAAGGAAATCGATCTTGCGGTGCACAGCCTGAAAGACGTGCCGACCGAAACTCCCGAAGGACTCATTCTTTCGGCGTTCACCGAGCGGGAGGATACGCGGGACGTCATCATCTCCAAAAACGGCGAAAGCCTGAAAGAGCTGAAACCGAACGCAAAAGTCGCGACCAGCAGCCTTCGCAGGACATCGCAGCTCCTCAGCATGAGGCCCGATTTCCAGATAAGCGACATCAGGGGCAACCTCAACACCCGGTTCAAAAAGTTCGACGAGACCGATTTCGACGCCATGATGCTCGCTTACGCGGGAGTCTTCCGTCTCAACTTCGGAGACCGTATTTCCGAAATCCTGCCGCACGACATCATGCTGCCGGCAGTCGGACAGGGCGCTCTCGGCATTGAAACCCGTGTCGATGACGAACAGACGAGAGAAATCGTCAAGGTCATGAACAACTCGAACACGGAGTTCTGCACCAAGGCTGAAAGAGCACTGCTTCGCCACCTTCAGGGCGGCTGCCAGATCCCGATCGGTGCGTACGCAAGCCTCAAGAACGGTACGCTTCACCTGCTGGCCTACGTAGGTTCCGTCGACGGCAAGCGAGCCATCCGTAACGAGATCACGAAAGAAAACTGCACCAGGCCCGAACAGGCTGAAGCGGCGGGTATCGAGCTGGCCGAGGAACTACTGAAACTCGGCGCCAACGAAATTCTCTCCGAAATCAGGAAAACCTGCTGA
- the hemA gene encoding glutamyl-tRNA reductase gives MNIISVGVNHKTAPIEIRERVSLSEVQAKEFLSNLIDDGIAQEAMVISTCNRTELYVVPGMAEVNGHYLKEYLIAYKNARKEVRPEHFFNRFYCNTARHLFEVSCAIDSLILGEGQILGQVKDAYRIAVETQSAGILLTRLCHTAFSVAKKVKTKTRLMEGAVSVSYAAVELAQKIFSNLSMKKILLVGAGETGELAAKHMFQKNARNIVITNRTLSKAEALAAELGTNQVLPFESYKEHLHEFDIIITAVSTKDYVLKEEELQQSMQKRRLKPVIILDLGLPRNVDPEIGKLKNMFLKDIDDLKHIIDKNLEMRRAELPKVQRIIDEELVGFGQWINTLKVRPTIVDLQSKFLEIKEKELERFRYKVSEEELRRMERLSDRILKKILHHPIKMLKSPVDTADNIPSKVNLVRNVFDLEEQNQLKQ, from the coding sequence ATGAACATAATTTCAGTTGGTGTCAATCACAAAACCGCACCCATTGAAATCCGCGAAAGGGTCTCCCTTTCGGAAGTTCAGGCCAAGGAATTCCTCTCGAACCTCATCGATGACGGCATAGCACAGGAAGCGATGGTCATTTCGACCTGCAACAGGACGGAACTCTACGTCGTCCCCGGCATGGCCGAAGTCAACGGACACTACCTGAAGGAATATCTCATCGCATACAAAAATGCCCGCAAGGAAGTCCGCCCTGAACATTTCTTCAACCGCTTCTATTGCAATACCGCCCGTCATCTCTTCGAAGTTTCCTGCGCCATCGACTCCCTGATACTCGGCGAAGGGCAGATTCTCGGTCAGGTCAAGGATGCTTACAGGATAGCCGTTGAAACCCAGTCGGCGGGTATTCTCCTTACCCGTCTCTGTCATACCGCATTCAGCGTCGCCAAGAAAGTCAAGACGAAAACCCGGCTCATGGAAGGAGCCGTTTCCGTCAGCTACGCGGCAGTCGAACTCGCCCAGAAAATCTTCTCCAACCTGTCCATGAAAAAAATCCTTCTCGTGGGCGCTGGAGAAACTGGCGAGCTTGCGGCAAAGCACATGTTCCAGAAAAACGCAAGGAACATCGTCATCACCAACAGAACCCTTTCGAAAGCCGAGGCGCTCGCCGCGGAACTGGGAACAAACCAGGTGCTGCCCTTCGAAAGCTACAAGGAACACCTGCACGAATTCGACATCATCATCACCGCCGTCAGCACCAAGGATTACGTCCTGAAGGAAGAAGAGCTGCAGCAGAGCATGCAGAAAAGAAGACTGAAACCGGTGATCATTCTCGATCTCGGCCTTCCGCGCAATGTCGATCCTGAAATCGGCAAGCTCAAGAACATGTTCCTCAAGGACATCGACGACCTGAAGCACATCATCGACAAGAACCTTGAGATGAGACGCGCCGAACTCCCGAAGGTCCAGCGGATCATCGACGAGGAACTGGTCGGTTTCGGCCAGTGGATCAACACGCTCAAGGTCCGCCCGACCATCGTTGACCTGCAATCCAAGTTCCTCGAAATCAAGGAAAAGGAACTCGAGCGTTTCCGGTACAAGGTCAGCGAGGAAGAACTGAGGCGAATGGAGCGTCTGAGCGACCGGATACTCAAGAAGATCCTGCATCACCCGATCAAGATGCTCAAGTCGCCCGTGGACACGGCCGACAACATACCGAGCAAGGTCAATCTTGTCAGAAACGTTTTCGACCTCGAGGAACAGAATCAGTTAAAACAATAA
- a CDS encoding cytochrome C assembly family protein: MDNIMLDNAPLFLLAQLIPLLYMLSTGLYGADFFKSWSPAKTYKQPTLIISIVTHIAFIGLLTAPEGYRLNYSIPMIMNMVALTLAVVYMFIEFSTKTDKTGFFVLAFAMGAQLLASVMLSASPGGGPAFSGLGIGIHLLAAIFGFSAIAIAGLYSFLYLLLFRQIKNNRFGFLFENLPNLEVLEQLIKHAVAFGFLFLTITLLAGVIGSAQSSEVINIFDPKLIALVIIWMLYGASLFIRRLFGWDTIHMAYLLIVLFVFITVLVVMMSIFSPTFHGLSF; encoded by the coding sequence ATGGACAATATAATGCTCGACAACGCCCCTCTTTTCCTCCTCGCCCAGCTCATTCCGTTGCTCTACATGCTTTCGACGGGGCTCTACGGCGCGGATTTCTTCAAAAGCTGGTCCCCCGCGAAAACCTACAAGCAGCCAACGCTCATTATCAGCATCGTGACGCACATCGCCTTCATCGGCTTACTGACCGCGCCCGAAGGCTACCGGCTGAACTATTCGATTCCCATGATCATGAACATGGTAGCCCTGACGCTCGCCGTGGTCTACATGTTCATCGAATTCTCGACGAAAACCGATAAAACCGGCTTTTTCGTCCTTGCCTTCGCCATGGGAGCGCAGTTGCTCGCATCGGTCATGCTCTCCGCCTCTCCGGGGGGAGGTCCGGCGTTCAGCGGCCTGGGCATCGGCATCCATCTGCTCGCGGCGATCTTCGGCTTCAGCGCGATCGCGATAGCCGGCCTCTACAGTTTTCTCTACCTGCTGCTCTTCCGTCAGATCAAGAACAACCGGTTCGGTTTTCTTTTTGAAAACCTGCCCAACCTGGAAGTGCTCGAGCAACTCATCAAGCATGCGGTGGCCTTCGGCTTTCTCTTTTTGACGATCACGCTGCTGGCGGGAGTCATCGGCTCGGCTCAAAGCTCCGAGGTCATCAACATTTTCGACCCCAAGCTCATCGCGCTCGTGATCATCTGGATGCTCTACGGCGCAAGTCTTTTCATCAGGAGACTGTTCGGCTGGGATACCATCCATATGGCCTATCTGCTTATCGTGCTTTTCGTGTTCATAACGGTACTGGTCGTCATGATGAGCATCTTTTCGCCGACATTCCACGGTCTCAGCTTTTAA
- the typA gene encoding translational GTPase TypA encodes MSTKQNIRNIAIIAHVDHGKTTLVDAIFSYTGVFRENQQVDARVLDSNPQERERGITIFSKNAATIYKGSKINIVDTPGHADFGGEVERILKMVDGVLLLVDAFEGPMPQTKFVLRKALELNLKPIVVINKIDRPQADPVKVHDQVLDLFIALGADEDQLDFPYLFTSAKMGIAKASMDDADHDMSLLLDMIVSEIPAPESSDEHGFQMLVTTLDYSDYLGKISIGRVHRGRVRPGDALAVVTEDGVLSKGSVAKVFTFDKTQRVEVKEAGAGDIIAISGIAGTNVGQTLAAADKPDALESFEISKPTLSMLFSVNDSPFAGQEGKEVTSRKIRERLMKEVMTNVALNVEETDSADTFRVSGRGELHLSVLIETMRREGFELSISRPQVITREAADGTVLEPVEHVTIDVPDEYNGVVIEKMGRRKAEMKHMETLKGGMVRLEFEIPTRGLIGYSQEFTTDTKGEGILSHIFHDYQPFRGKLPARETGALVSGENGQSVAYAIASLEDRGVFFIGPNVRVYEGMVVGESTREFDITLNVCKTKKLTNMRSSGADEAVRLTPPKVLTLEQALEFINDDELVEVTPESIRIRKKILDSNQRAKAAKKAKG; translated from the coding sequence ATGAGTACGAAACAGAATATTCGCAACATCGCGATCATCGCGCATGTGGACCATGGGAAAACGACGCTCGTCGACGCGATTTTCAGCTATACGGGTGTCTTCAGGGAGAACCAGCAGGTGGATGCGCGCGTACTCGATTCCAATCCCCAGGAAAGGGAGCGCGGAATAACCATTTTTTCCAAGAATGCGGCGACCATCTATAAAGGCAGCAAGATCAATATTGTCGATACGCCTGGCCATGCGGATTTCGGCGGCGAGGTGGAAAGGATCCTGAAAATGGTCGACGGCGTGCTTCTGCTCGTCGATGCGTTCGAGGGCCCGATGCCCCAGACCAAGTTCGTGCTGCGCAAGGCGCTGGAGCTGAATCTGAAGCCGATCGTGGTGATCAACAAGATAGATCGTCCGCAGGCCGATCCGGTCAAGGTGCACGATCAGGTGCTGGACCTTTTCATTGCCCTCGGCGCGGACGAGGACCAGCTTGACTTCCCCTACCTTTTCACCTCCGCCAAGATGGGTATCGCCAAAGCCTCGATGGATGACGCGGATCATGACATGAGTCTTCTGCTCGACATGATTGTCAGCGAGATTCCGGCTCCCGAGAGCAGCGACGAGCACGGCTTCCAGATGCTGGTGACGACGCTCGACTACAGCGACTACCTCGGAAAGATCTCGATCGGTCGCGTGCATCGGGGGCGTGTCCGTCCGGGAGACGCGCTCGCCGTGGTTACCGAGGACGGCGTGTTGTCGAAGGGCAGCGTCGCGAAAGTATTCACCTTCGACAAGACGCAGCGTGTCGAGGTGAAGGAAGCCGGGGCGGGAGACATTATCGCGATTTCCGGGATCGCCGGCACCAATGTCGGCCAGACCCTCGCGGCCGCCGACAAGCCGGATGCTCTCGAATCGTTCGAGATCAGCAAGCCTACGCTCTCGATGCTCTTTTCGGTCAACGATTCCCCGTTCGCCGGGCAGGAGGGCAAGGAGGTGACCAGCCGCAAGATTCGCGAGCGCCTGATGAAGGAGGTCATGACAAATGTCGCCCTGAACGTCGAGGAGACCGACAGCGCCGACACGTTCAGGGTTTCGGGACGCGGCGAGCTGCACCTGTCCGTACTGATCGAGACTATGCGCAGGGAAGGGTTCGAGCTCTCCATTTCACGGCCTCAGGTCATTACCAGGGAAGCCGCGGACGGCACTGTCCTCGAACCTGTCGAACATGTGACGATCGATGTTCCGGATGAATACAACGGTGTGGTGATTGAAAAGATGGGTCGCAGGAAGGCGGAGATGAAGCATATGGAAACCCTCAAGGGCGGGATGGTTCGCCTCGAGTTCGAAATTCCGACGAGAGGCCTTATCGGCTACAGCCAAGAGTTCACCACCGACACCAAGGGAGAGGGTATCCTTTCGCATATCTTTCACGACTACCAGCCTTTCCGGGGCAAGCTTCCGGCAAGGGAAACCGGTGCTCTGGTTTCGGGCGAAAACGGCCAGTCGGTGGCTTACGCGATCGCGAGTCTCGAGGATCGGGGCGTTTTCTTCATAGGCCCGAACGTCAGGGTGTACGAGGGGATGGTCGTCGGCGAATCGACGAGGGAGTTCGATATCACGCTCAATGTCTGCAAGACCAAGAAACTGACCAACATGCGATCTTCAGGGGCGGACGAGGCGGTTCGCCTGACTCCTCCGAAAGTGCTCACGCTCGAACAGGCTCTCGAGTTCATCAACGATGACGAACTGGTTGAGGTGACCCCGGAAAGCATAAGGATTCGCAAAAAGATCCTCGATTCCAACCAGAGAGCGAAAGCCGCCAAGAAGGCGAAGGGGTAG